Below is a window of Mycolicibacterium rhodesiae NBB3 DNA.
GATGGTGACGAACTGGGACAGCCGGCTGCTGAACCCCGCCTGATCGGTCGCCCACAACTGGTCATGCAGGAACACCCGCATCGTGTTCATGCCGATGCGCTTGGCGACGCTGAGTTCGCCGGCGATGCGGTGCGGATCGTAGGTACCCGCCTGGAACATCTCGATCTGGTTCACGGCGTTGGAGGTGACGTAGTTCGCGCCCAGTAGCCAGCCCTGCTTCGCGTACCACGCGTTGGCCCGGTCCGCCGACCATCGAGGTGCGGCCGCCGAGGCCAGCGGCAACCTGGTCAGCGCCGCGCCCGCTGCCAGGTACAACGGGATCTTCAGGGCGGTTCTCCGGTCCACCACGTGACCATAATGTTTGCTGAGGTACCGACGGAGCTGGTGGCTCATGTTGCAACGCAACAGGTTTCAAATTGTTATCGAACGCCCTCGCGCGTCGCGGTCGGGGAGCAGAATGTCTGACCATCACACGTGGGAGGTCAGCGATGGCGGGCACGAAGACACCGGCCTACGAGAAGTTGAGCGTCACGTCCAAAGACGGCACCGCCATCGGCATTCGCAAGCTCGGCCGGGGGGCCGGCGTCGTACTTCAGCATGGCGGGGCGCTTGGGTCTCAGCACTACATGAAGCTGGCCGGGGCGCTGGCCGATCGGTTCACCGTCTACCTCCCGGACCGCCGCGGTCGCGGGATGAGTGGGCCCTACGGACCGAACTACTGCATCGAGCGTGAGGACGAAGACCTGGAGGCCGTCATCGCCGCGACCGGGGCGCCGCATGTCTTCGGCGCGGCGGACGGCGGCTTGTTCGCGCTTCACGGTTCGATGTCCGTCCCGGCGATTCGCAAGGTCGCGCTCTTCGAACCGGTCCTGTTCGTCGGACAACCCGATCTGGACGAATTCAAGGCAACCATCAGCCGCGGACAGCGTCTCGTGGACAGCGGCGACATCGCAGGTGCGATGGCGAGTCTGGCATCAGACGCGGCGAATTCGGACCCGCGCGCGAAGGAGGTGGCCGCGCCCCTTCGGTTGCTCGGCAGGATCATGACGCGGCCGGCGATCTGCCGGGCGTTGCTGTGGGCTGACGCGAAGCGGGTAACAGGTGACGACGTGGCGCTGCGCGACTTGATCGTGGCGTGGAAAGAGGAATTGAACGTGGTGAAGTCCACCGAGGGTACGCTCGACGACTACAGAAACGTGACCGCCGACGTCTTGCTGCTCGTCGGCACCAATGCCCCAGCACTTTTCACCCGTACCCTCGACGCGCTGCAGACCGTACTGCCGCGCGCGACCCGTGTCGATCTGCCCGGACTCAATCACGGTGGTGCACAAGACCAGGGCGGCGAGCCGGACGTCATCGCCGAGCAGTTGCTCCGCTTCTTCTCCGAATAGGCCTAGCTGTCGCGGCGACGCCCACAGGGTTATCGTCGGACGATGTCGGTCGCCAACGACGAACGCGCCGCCCTTGTGCGGACTCTGCACACTGTCGGACCCGACGCACCCACACTGTGCCCGGGGTGGACGACGCGACAGCTCGCCGCGCATCTCCTCGCCCGCGAACGGCGGCCCGAAGCCCTTCTCGGCATCGGGGTGCCGCGGTTCGCCGCACGACGGCACCGAATCGAACAGCAGATCGCCACGGGCCACGAGTGGACCGAGTTGGTCGATCGGTTGGCGTCCGGCCCGCCGGTGTACTCGCCACTTCGCTGGCTCAACCGCGTGGCCAACATCCACGAGATGTTCGTACACCACGAAGACGTTCGCCGCGCCGTCCCGGGCTGGACGCCTCGACCTCTCGATGAGCACGCCGTCGCCGCGCTTCGGCGGCTGGCCCGAATCTTCGGTCCGGTCGTCACGCCGGGCGTGCCCGCGCGGGTCACTTTCCGCACCCCAGACGGCGCCGCGCTCGCGCAGTTCGGATCCGGCCCCGACATCACTGTGACCGGCGCGCCAGGTGAGTTGCTGCTGTTCGCGTTCGGCCGCAACGAGATACGCGTCGAGTTCGCCGGCGATACCGATGTTGTCGACGCCGTCCGCAGTGCAGAGCGCCGATTCTGATGACCGACGCAGTTGACCGCATCCTGCGCCCCGGCGAGACGTGCTGGCGCACAGCGCGCGCGGATCGCTTCAGCCGCATCGTGGACGGCGCCGACTACCTCGCGCATGTGAAGGCCGCGATGCTGCGCGCCAGGCATCGGATCATGCTGATCGGTTGGGATTTCGATTACCGGACAGCATTCGAAGCCGACAGGGGCTCGCTGCCGGGCCCCAACCATCTCGGACCGTTCCTGCACTGGGTCATATGGCGCCGACACGACCTGCAGGTGTATCTGCTGAAGTCGAATCTGCGGCTGCTGCCTGCTTTCGACGGTTTCTGGTTCGGTATCGCCCCGGTCGGGCTCCTCAACGGAATCACCTCGAGCCGAATGCACTTCGCGGTCGACGGCGCGCACCCGCCCGGAGCGGTCCACCATCAGAAGATCGTGGTGATCGATGACACGGTCGCGTTCTGCGGCGGCATCGACCTCACGCTCGGACGCTGGGACACGCGAATGCACCTGGGCGACGACCCGCGCCGGAAGGGAGCGGGGCAACCCTACGGTCCGCGGCACGAAGTAGCGACCGTATGTGACGGTGACGCGGCGCGCGCTCTCGCCGAACAGGCCCGAGACCGTTGGCGCGCGGCCACCGGAGAGAAACTCGAGCCGATCACGACACCGCGCAGGATCTGGCCGCCGACGCTCGGCGAGCCGCTGCGTGATGTCGACGTCGGCATCGCGAGAACGTTGCCTGAGTTGCCCACACGCGCGGAAGTCCGAGAAGTCGAGGCACTGAACCTGGCCGCCATTGCTGCCGCCAGCGATGTCATCTATCTCGAGAATCAGTACCTGGCTGCGCGGAGCTTGGCCGAGGCACTCGCCGAGCGGCTGAAGGAGCCGGACGGACCGGAGATCGTCATCGTCTTACCGCGAAGCTCGGAAAGCGCCCTCGAGCAGCAGTCGATGGACAGCGCGAGGCAACGGCTGCTGCGGCTGCTATGGGACGCCGACATCCACGGTCGTCTGGGCGTGTACTGGCCGGTCGCCGCGGGCGGGACGCCGGTCTACGTCCATTCCAAGGTGATGGTGATCGACGACCGCCTGCTGCGGATCGGATCGTCGAATCTCAACAATCGCTCGTTGGGTTTCGACAGCGAATGCGATGTGGCACTGGAAGCGGCGCCCGGTGCGAGCGGAAGTGCGACCCTCGCCAGCGAGATCGCCTACGCCAGAGACGATCTCTTGGCCGAACACCTCGGCATCACGGTGGAGCAGTTCCGCGCCGAAATCGCCAGCTGCGGTTCAGTTCTCGCCGCCGTCGACTCGTCGCGCACCATCGGCAGGTCGTTGCGCAAGTTCACCCCGACCATGACCGCCGGCGACGCCGGTCCGTTCGCCGAGAACGATCTGATGGACCCACCGAGCGTCCCGGAGTCGGTCGCTCAAGGCCTCATCACCCTGGTCACCGGAGCGGTGCTGTGGCCGCTGACCAGGCTGGCACCCCAGGCGGTTTCGACCGTCCGCTCGCTGGGCGACGCCGCTGCGGCGCTGCGCAGCGTCGCCGAGTCCCTGCGCGACGACCCCGGGGAGTGACCGGCGGCGGCCGGAATAGCGACCGCGTGCCCTCCGTTGTGCGGATCGAGGTCTGCTGAGCATCGGAGGTTGTCGTGAAGGTCGGAATCATCGGGGCTGGTCATATCGGCGGAACGTTGACGCGCCGGTTTCGTGAACTCGGTTTCGAGGTGAACGTGGCGAACTCCCGTTCCCCCGAAACCCTCGCCGATCTCGAGAGCGCCACGGGCGCCAAGGCGGTGTGGGCCAAGGATGCGGCCGCCGACGCCGACCTCGTCGTCGTCAGCATTCCGCAGAAGAACGTTCCCGATCTTGCCGCCGGCATCGTCGATGCGCGTAAGCCGGGAGCCCCGGTGATCGAGACCAACAACTACTACCCCCAGCAGCGCGACGGCGAGATCGCGGCGATCGAGGATGGGCAGGTCGAAAGCGCTTGGGTCGCAGAACAAATCGGCGCCCCGGTGTACAAGGTGTTCAACGGGATCTGGTGGAAGCATCTGCTGGAGAAGGGCTCGCCGAGCGGCACGCCGAACCGGATCGCACTCCCGATCGCCGGCGAGGATGGAGCCGGGCGTGAACTGATTCACGAACTTGTCGACCAACTCGGGTTCGATCCCGTTGATTCGGGCCCAATTTCCGAATCATGGCGCCAACAGCCCGGAACCCCGGTGTACGGAAAGGACTTCGACGCAGAGAACACGCTCGAGGCGCTGGCCGAAGCCACGCGGGAACGCACCTCTGAGTGGAGCGCACGTACGACGTGAGCTGTGCGGTTGCTGTGTAAGAGTGCCGGGGAAACTGAATGGAGTACATCGGTCGGCTGGTCAATCGAACACCGGCTTGACACGGCGAAGACAAGGGTGGGCATTCGCGCCCTCAGCTGCACCGGCTGGATCAGCCGGCCGAACGGATAGCCAGCGGCGCAGTCATCGCTGGGTCAAGATAAGCCGGTTCATAGGAGGATTCGTGCGTGCAGCTGTCTTGAATGCTTACAACTCACCGTTGCAGATCGGTGAGCTGCCCGATCCGACGCCAGACCCCGGTGAAGTTCTCATCCGGGTATTGGCCTGCGGGGTGAACCCGCTTGACACCAAGATCCGGCGAGGTGAGGGTTCGCACGCCAAGATGGCTCCACCGGCAGTTCTGGGCATCGACGTCGCAGGCATAGTAGAAGCCGTCGGGGCAGAGGTCGACCGATTCCAGATCGGCGATGAAGTGTTCGGTATGACCGGCGGGGTTGGTGGCCTGCAGGGATCGCTCGCCGAACTTTCCGCGGTCGATTCGCGGCTACTCGCCCACAAGCCCCGTGGGCTGTCGA
It encodes the following:
- a CDS encoding phospholipase D-like domain-containing protein, which translates into the protein MTDAVDRILRPGETCWRTARADRFSRIVDGADYLAHVKAAMLRARHRIMLIGWDFDYRTAFEADRGSLPGPNHLGPFLHWVIWRRHDLQVYLLKSNLRLLPAFDGFWFGIAPVGLLNGITSSRMHFAVDGAHPPGAVHHQKIVVIDDTVAFCGGIDLTLGRWDTRMHLGDDPRRKGAGQPYGPRHEVATVCDGDAARALAEQARDRWRAATGEKLEPITTPRRIWPPTLGEPLRDVDVGIARTLPELPTRAEVREVEALNLAAIAAASDVIYLENQYLAARSLAEALAERLKEPDGPEIVIVLPRSSESALEQQSMDSARQRLLRLLWDADIHGRLGVYWPVAAGGTPVYVHSKVMVIDDRLLRIGSSNLNNRSLGFDSECDVALEAAPGASGSATLASEIAYARDDLLAEHLGITVEQFRAEIASCGSVLAAVDSSRTIGRSLRKFTPTMTAGDAGPFAENDLMDPPSVPESVAQGLITLVTGAVLWPLTRLAPQAVSTVRSLGDAAAALRSVAESLRDDPGE
- a CDS encoding alcohol dehydrogenase catalytic domain-containing protein, giving the protein MRAAVLNAYNSPLQIGELPDPTPDPGEVLIRVLACGVNPLDTKIRRGEGSHAKMAPPAVLGIDVAGIVEAVGAEVDRFQIGDEVFGMTGGVGGLQGSLAELSAVDSRLLAHKPRGLSMEQAAAIPLGFITSWEGLVDRAGEPGSMPASRY
- a CDS encoding NADPH-dependent F420 reductase is translated as MKVGIIGAGHIGGTLTRRFRELGFEVNVANSRSPETLADLESATGAKAVWAKDAAADADLVVVSIPQKNVPDLAAGIVDARKPGAPVIETNNYYPQQRDGEIAAIEDGQVESAWVAEQIGAPVYKVFNGIWWKHLLEKGSPSGTPNRIALPIAGEDGAGRELIHELVDQLGFDPVDSGPISESWRQQPGTPVYGKDFDAENTLEALAEATRERTSEWSARTT
- a CDS encoding TIGR03085 family metal-binding protein, with the protein product MSVANDERAALVRTLHTVGPDAPTLCPGWTTRQLAAHLLARERRPEALLGIGVPRFAARRHRIEQQIATGHEWTELVDRLASGPPVYSPLRWLNRVANIHEMFVHHEDVRRAVPGWTPRPLDEHAVAALRRLARIFGPVVTPGVPARVTFRTPDGAALAQFGSGPDITVTGAPGELLLFAFGRNEIRVEFAGDTDVVDAVRSAERRF
- a CDS encoding alpha/beta fold hydrolase, whose amino-acid sequence is MAGTKTPAYEKLSVTSKDGTAIGIRKLGRGAGVVLQHGGALGSQHYMKLAGALADRFTVYLPDRRGRGMSGPYGPNYCIEREDEDLEAVIAATGAPHVFGAADGGLFALHGSMSVPAIRKVALFEPVLFVGQPDLDEFKATISRGQRLVDSGDIAGAMASLASDAANSDPRAKEVAAPLRLLGRIMTRPAICRALLWADAKRVTGDDVALRDLIVAWKEELNVVKSTEGTLDDYRNVTADVLLLVGTNAPALFTRTLDALQTVLPRATRVDLPGLNHGGAQDQGGEPDVIAEQLLRFFSE